A section of the Gasterosteus aculeatus chromosome 10, fGasAcu3.hap1.1, whole genome shotgun sequence genome encodes:
- the epb41a gene encoding protein 4.1 isoform X7 — protein MTTDEAESHQKKPSQQEEAGQDNRPPSPEEEQLRTRNRNSAGRGLSRLFSSFLKRRSQCESDAGEKDGKEEEAKAPIADPEPELRIEGEVAPDQHSVSSAEAQAVQVENKEAEEEEAGNDKEAKEGGEEAAPEKEDKEKEEDDEEEEEKEGSPEGGRHREKEEEEEEEEKMAEEETKAPRAPRRPKTMQIRVTLLDDALYECELDKHAKGQELFMKVCDHLNLLEKDYYGLVTSELATMKTWMDLTKEIRRQVQGTNYNFTFNVKFYPPDPAQLSEDITRYYLCLQLRKDILQGRLPCSFVTLSLLGSYALQSELGEYDPEVHGTEYAKDMKMAQGQTKELEDKMMELHRTYRSMSPAQADLMFLENAKKLSMYGVDLHQAKDLDGVDIMLGVCSNGLMVYKDKLRINRFPWPKVLKVSYKRSSFFIKIRPSEVEHYESAIGFKLPNYKAAKKLWKVCVEHHTFFRLTSTEMATTPRKFLALGSKFRYSGRTQAQTRQASSLIDRPAPLFQRSSSKRNSRSLDGAMASTPDNKSSRPVSAPIMSPVSPGEAAPSPLLPTLTRSDHHRSTHRGHRSANRKAEAQPAEDTKSHSPRPESTPQMKSVGRRERRLSPSVTSANGEREKKSKKRAKKLEGETIYIRHSNLMLEDLDKTQTGIMRHHSSISELKRSFMESVPEPRPSEWDKRLSTNSPFRTASINGLLQPSSPVLKTQTITVSDNTNSLRGSVTYKDIPLVHTETKTITYESAEPVDGLAERDTGVLLSAQTITSETISTTTTTQITKTVKGGVSETRIEKRIVITGDTEIDHDKALAQAIKEAKEQHPDMSVTKVVVHQETEISPE, from the exons atgacaaccgaCGAAGCGGAGAGTCACCAGAAGAAGCCGAgccagcaggaggaagcaggccAGGACAACAGACCGCCCTCGCcggaagaggagcagctccgAACTCGCAACCGCAACTCTGCCGGCCGAGGCCTCTCccgcctcttctcctccttcctgaaGAGGCGCTCGCAATGTGAGAGTGATGCGGGAGAGAAAGACGGCAAGGAAGAAGAAGCCAAGGCCCCCATCGCTGACCCTGAACCTGAACTGAGGATAGAGGGAGAAGTGGCCCCTGACCAGCACTCTGTGAGCAGTGCTGAGGCTCAG GCCGTCCAGGTAGAGAACAaagaagctgaggaggaggaggctggaaACGATAAGGAGGctaaggaaggaggagaggaggctgccCCGGAGAAGGAggacaaggagaaggaggaggacgatgaggaggaggaggagaaagagggtaGTCCTGAAGGAGGCCGtcacagagagaaggaggaggaggaggaggaggaggagaagatggcagaggaggagaccaaagCTCCCAGAGCTCCACGCCGGCCCAAAACCATGCAGATCAGAGTCACCCTGCTGGATGACGCTCTCTATGAGTGTGAGCTGGAT AAACACGCAAAAGGTCAGGAGCTCTTCATGAAGGTGTGTGACCACCTCAACCTGCTGGAGAAAGACTACTACGGCCTGGTTACCTCGGAGTTGGCCACCATGAAG ACTTGGATGGACCTCACCAAGGAGATCCGCAGGCAGGTACAAG GTACCAACTATAATTTCACATTCAATGTGAAATTCTATCCGCCGGACCCAGCACAACTGTCTGAAGACATAACAAG GTACTACCTGTGTCTCCAGCTGCGGAAGGACATCCTGCAGGGCCGCCTCCCGTGCTCCTTCGTCACCCTTTCCCTCCTGGGCTCCTACGCTCTGCAGTCGGAGCTCGGCGAGTACGACCCTGAGGTTCACGGCACTGAATACGCTAAGGATATGAAAATGGCGCAGGGTCAGaccaaggagctggaggacaaaaTGATGGAGCTGCACCGCACATACAG GTCAATGAGTCCAGCCCAGGCAGACCTGATGTTTCTGGAGAATGCCAAGAAACTCTCCATGTACGGAGtggacctccaccaggccaag GATCTGGATGGTGTGGACATCATGCTGGGGGTTTGCTCCAATGGTCTGATGGTTTACAAAGACAAACTGAGGATCAACCGTTTCCCCTGGCCCAAAGTGCTCAAGGTCTCCTACAAACGTAGCAGCTTCTTCATCAAAATAAGACCCTCGGAG GTGGAACATTATGAGAGTGCAATTGGCTTCAAACTACCCAATTACAAGGCAGCCAAGAAGCTGTGGAAGGTGTGCGTAGAACATCACACCTTCTTCAG GCTGACGTCCACCGAGATGGCCACCACTCCCAGGAAGTTCCTAGCGCTGGGATCCAAGTTTCGCTACAGCGGTCGGACTCAAGCTCAGACCAGACAGGCCAGCTCTCTGATCGACAGACCGGCTCCTCTGTTCCAGCGCTCCTCCAGCAAGAGGAACTCCCGCAGCCTTGATGGAG CAATGGCATCCACCCCCGACAATAAATCCTCTCGTCCAGTCAGTGCCCCCATTATGTCTCCGGTGTCTCCGGGGGAGGCGGCTCCCTCCCCGCTGCTCCCGACCCTGACTCGCTCTGACCACCACCGCTCCACACACAGAGGCCATCGCTCCGCTAACAGGAAGGCAGAGGCTCAGCCAGCGGAGGACACCAAGAGCCACAGCCCCAGACCAGAGTCCACCCCGCAAATGAAG TCAGTGGGCAGGAGGGAGCGGaggctctctccctctgtgaccAGCGCCAAcggggaaagagagaaaaagagcaag aaaagagcaaagaAACTTGAGGGTGAAACTATTTATATCAGACATAGCAATTTAATGTTGGAG GACCTGGATAAGACTCAGACTGGCATCATGCGTCACCACTCCAGCATCAGTGAGCTGAAGAGGAGCTTCATGGAGTCAGTGCCGGAGCCTCGGCCCAGTGAGTGGGACAAGCGTCTGTCCACCAACTCGCCTTTCCGCACAGCGAGCATCAACGGGCTGCTGCAGCCATCG TCTCCTGTGCTAAAGACCCAGACAATCACCGTCTCAGACAACACCAACTCCCTGAGAGGAAGTGTGACCTACAAGGACATCCCCTTAGTTCACACTGAGACCAAGACGATCACATACGAGTCAGCAGAG CCGGTGGACGGCCTGGCAGAGAGGGACACAGGAGTGTTGCTGAGTGCTCAGACCATCACCTCAGagaccatcagcaccaccaccaccacccagatCACCAAG
- the epb41a gene encoding protein 4.1 isoform X8, whose protein sequence is MTTDEAESHQKKPSQQEEAGQDNRPPSPEEEQLRTRNRNSAGRGLSRLFSSFLKRRSQCESDAGEKDGKEEEAKAPIADPEPELRIEGEVAPDQHSVSSAEAQAVQVENKEAEEEEAGNDKEAKEGGEEAAPEKEDKEKEEDDEEEEEKEGSPEGGRHREKEEEEEEEEKMAEEETKAPRAPRRPKTMQIRVTLLDDALYECELDKHAKGQELFMKVCDHLNLLEKDYYGLVTSELATMKTWMDLTKEIRRQVQGTNYNFTFNVKFYPPDPAQLSEDITRYYLCLQLRKDILQGRLPCSFVTLSLLGSYALQSELGEYDPEVHGTEYAKDMKMAQGQTKELEDKMMELHRTYRSMSPAQADLMFLENAKKLSMYGVDLHQAKDLDGVDIMLGVCSNGLMVYKDKLRINRFPWPKVLKVSYKRSSFFIKIRPSEVEHYESAIGFKLPNYKAAKKLWKVCVEHHTFFRLTSTEMATTPRKFLALGSKFRYSGRTQAQTRQASSLIDRPAPLFQRSSSKRNSRSLDGAMASTPDNKSSRPVSAPIMSPVSPGEAAPSPLLPTLTRSDHHRSTHRGHRSANRKAEAQPAEDTKSHSPRPESTPQMKSVGRRERRLSPSVTSANGEREKKSKHSPQDKTKMEMVRMRKDLDKTQTGIMRHHSSISELKRSFMESVPEPRPSEWDKRLSTNSPFRTASINGLLQPSSPVLKTQTITVSDNTNSLRGSVTYKDIPLVHTETKTITYESAEVSLPQPVDGLAERDTGVLLSAQTITSETISTTTTTQITKTVKGGVSETRIEKRIVITGDTEIDHDKALAQAIKEAKEQHPDMSVTKVVVHQETEISPE, encoded by the exons atgacaaccgaCGAAGCGGAGAGTCACCAGAAGAAGCCGAgccagcaggaggaagcaggccAGGACAACAGACCGCCCTCGCcggaagaggagcagctccgAACTCGCAACCGCAACTCTGCCGGCCGAGGCCTCTCccgcctcttctcctccttcctgaaGAGGCGCTCGCAATGTGAGAGTGATGCGGGAGAGAAAGACGGCAAGGAAGAAGAAGCCAAGGCCCCCATCGCTGACCCTGAACCTGAACTGAGGATAGAGGGAGAAGTGGCCCCTGACCAGCACTCTGTGAGCAGTGCTGAGGCTCAG GCCGTCCAGGTAGAGAACAaagaagctgaggaggaggaggctggaaACGATAAGGAGGctaaggaaggaggagaggaggctgccCCGGAGAAGGAggacaaggagaaggaggaggacgatgaggaggaggaggagaaagagggtaGTCCTGAAGGAGGCCGtcacagagagaaggaggaggaggaggaggaggaggagaagatggcagaggaggagaccaaagCTCCCAGAGCTCCACGCCGGCCCAAAACCATGCAGATCAGAGTCACCCTGCTGGATGACGCTCTCTATGAGTGTGAGCTGGAT AAACACGCAAAAGGTCAGGAGCTCTTCATGAAGGTGTGTGACCACCTCAACCTGCTGGAGAAAGACTACTACGGCCTGGTTACCTCGGAGTTGGCCACCATGAAG ACTTGGATGGACCTCACCAAGGAGATCCGCAGGCAGGTACAAG GTACCAACTATAATTTCACATTCAATGTGAAATTCTATCCGCCGGACCCAGCACAACTGTCTGAAGACATAACAAG GTACTACCTGTGTCTCCAGCTGCGGAAGGACATCCTGCAGGGCCGCCTCCCGTGCTCCTTCGTCACCCTTTCCCTCCTGGGCTCCTACGCTCTGCAGTCGGAGCTCGGCGAGTACGACCCTGAGGTTCACGGCACTGAATACGCTAAGGATATGAAAATGGCGCAGGGTCAGaccaaggagctggaggacaaaaTGATGGAGCTGCACCGCACATACAG GTCAATGAGTCCAGCCCAGGCAGACCTGATGTTTCTGGAGAATGCCAAGAAACTCTCCATGTACGGAGtggacctccaccaggccaag GATCTGGATGGTGTGGACATCATGCTGGGGGTTTGCTCCAATGGTCTGATGGTTTACAAAGACAAACTGAGGATCAACCGTTTCCCCTGGCCCAAAGTGCTCAAGGTCTCCTACAAACGTAGCAGCTTCTTCATCAAAATAAGACCCTCGGAG GTGGAACATTATGAGAGTGCAATTGGCTTCAAACTACCCAATTACAAGGCAGCCAAGAAGCTGTGGAAGGTGTGCGTAGAACATCACACCTTCTTCAG GCTGACGTCCACCGAGATGGCCACCACTCCCAGGAAGTTCCTAGCGCTGGGATCCAAGTTTCGCTACAGCGGTCGGACTCAAGCTCAGACCAGACAGGCCAGCTCTCTGATCGACAGACCGGCTCCTCTGTTCCAGCGCTCCTCCAGCAAGAGGAACTCCCGCAGCCTTGATGGAG CAATGGCATCCACCCCCGACAATAAATCCTCTCGTCCAGTCAGTGCCCCCATTATGTCTCCGGTGTCTCCGGGGGAGGCGGCTCCCTCCCCGCTGCTCCCGACCCTGACTCGCTCTGACCACCACCGCTCCACACACAGAGGCCATCGCTCCGCTAACAGGAAGGCAGAGGCTCAGCCAGCGGAGGACACCAAGAGCCACAGCCCCAGACCAGAGTCCACCCCGCAAATGAAG TCAGTGGGCAGGAGGGAGCGGaggctctctccctctgtgaccAGCGCCAAcggggaaagagagaaaaagagcaag CACTCTCCTcaggacaaaacaaagatggagaTGGTGCGAATGAGGAAG GACCTGGATAAGACTCAGACTGGCATCATGCGTCACCACTCCAGCATCAGTGAGCTGAAGAGGAGCTTCATGGAGTCAGTGCCGGAGCCTCGGCCCAGTGAGTGGGACAAGCGTCTGTCCACCAACTCGCCTTTCCGCACAGCGAGCATCAACGGGCTGCTGCAGCCATCG TCTCCTGTGCTAAAGACCCAGACAATCACCGTCTCAGACAACACCAACTCCCTGAGAGGAAGTGTGACCTACAAGGACATCCCCTTAGTTCACACTGAGACCAAGACGATCACATACGAGTCAGCAGAG GTGTCTCTCCCACAGCCGGTGGACGGCCTGGCAGAGAGGGACACAGGAGTGTTGCTGAGTGCTCAGACCATCACCTCAGagaccatcagcaccaccaccaccacccagatCACCAAG
- the epb41a gene encoding protein 4.1 isoform X1 gives MTTDEAESHQKKPSQQEEAGQDNRPPSPEEEQLRTRNRNSAGRGLSRLFSSFLKRRSQCESDAGEKDGKEEEAKAPIADPEPELRIEGEVAPDQHSVSSAEAQAVQVENKEAEEEEAGNDKEAKEGGEEAAPEKEDKEKEEDDEEEEEKEGSPEGGRHREKEEEEEEEEKMAEEETKAPRAPRRPKTMQIRVTLLDDALYECELDKHAKGQELFMKVCDHLNLLEKDYYGLVTSELATMKTWMDLTKEIRRQVQGTNYNFTFNVKFYPPDPAQLSEDITRYYLCLQLRKDILQGRLPCSFVTLSLLGSYALQSELGEYDPEVHGTEYAKDMKMAQGQTKELEDKMMELHRTYRSMSPAQADLMFLENAKKLSMYGVDLHQAKDLDGVDIMLGVCSNGLMVYKDKLRINRFPWPKVLKVSYKRSSFFIKIRPSEVEHYESAIGFKLPNYKAAKKLWKVCVEHHTFFRLTSTEMATTPRKFLALGSKFRYSGRTQAQTRQASSLIDRPAPLFQRSSSKRNSRSLDGAMASTPDNKSSRPVSAPIMSPVSPGEAAPSPLLPTLTRSDHHRSTHRGHRSANRKAEAQPAEDTKSHSPRPESTPQMKSVGRRERRLSPSVTSANGEREKKSKHSPQDKTKMEMVRMRKKRAKKLEGETIYIRHSNLMLEDLDKTQTGIMRHHSSISELKRSFMESVPEPRPSEWDKRLSTNSPFRTASINGLLQPSSPVLKTQTITVSDNTNSLRGSVTYKDIPLVHTETKTITYESAEVSLPQPVDGLAERDTGVLLSAQTITSETISTTTTTQITKTVKGGVSETRIEKRIVITGDTEIDHDKALAQAIKEAKEQHPDMSVTKVVVHQETEISPE, from the exons atgacaaccgaCGAAGCGGAGAGTCACCAGAAGAAGCCGAgccagcaggaggaagcaggccAGGACAACAGACCGCCCTCGCcggaagaggagcagctccgAACTCGCAACCGCAACTCTGCCGGCCGAGGCCTCTCccgcctcttctcctccttcctgaaGAGGCGCTCGCAATGTGAGAGTGATGCGGGAGAGAAAGACGGCAAGGAAGAAGAAGCCAAGGCCCCCATCGCTGACCCTGAACCTGAACTGAGGATAGAGGGAGAAGTGGCCCCTGACCAGCACTCTGTGAGCAGTGCTGAGGCTCAG GCCGTCCAGGTAGAGAACAaagaagctgaggaggaggaggctggaaACGATAAGGAGGctaaggaaggaggagaggaggctgccCCGGAGAAGGAggacaaggagaaggaggaggacgatgaggaggaggaggagaaagagggtaGTCCTGAAGGAGGCCGtcacagagagaaggaggaggaggaggaggaggaggagaagatggcagaggaggagaccaaagCTCCCAGAGCTCCACGCCGGCCCAAAACCATGCAGATCAGAGTCACCCTGCTGGATGACGCTCTCTATGAGTGTGAGCTGGAT AAACACGCAAAAGGTCAGGAGCTCTTCATGAAGGTGTGTGACCACCTCAACCTGCTGGAGAAAGACTACTACGGCCTGGTTACCTCGGAGTTGGCCACCATGAAG ACTTGGATGGACCTCACCAAGGAGATCCGCAGGCAGGTACAAG GTACCAACTATAATTTCACATTCAATGTGAAATTCTATCCGCCGGACCCAGCACAACTGTCTGAAGACATAACAAG GTACTACCTGTGTCTCCAGCTGCGGAAGGACATCCTGCAGGGCCGCCTCCCGTGCTCCTTCGTCACCCTTTCCCTCCTGGGCTCCTACGCTCTGCAGTCGGAGCTCGGCGAGTACGACCCTGAGGTTCACGGCACTGAATACGCTAAGGATATGAAAATGGCGCAGGGTCAGaccaaggagctggaggacaaaaTGATGGAGCTGCACCGCACATACAG GTCAATGAGTCCAGCCCAGGCAGACCTGATGTTTCTGGAGAATGCCAAGAAACTCTCCATGTACGGAGtggacctccaccaggccaag GATCTGGATGGTGTGGACATCATGCTGGGGGTTTGCTCCAATGGTCTGATGGTTTACAAAGACAAACTGAGGATCAACCGTTTCCCCTGGCCCAAAGTGCTCAAGGTCTCCTACAAACGTAGCAGCTTCTTCATCAAAATAAGACCCTCGGAG GTGGAACATTATGAGAGTGCAATTGGCTTCAAACTACCCAATTACAAGGCAGCCAAGAAGCTGTGGAAGGTGTGCGTAGAACATCACACCTTCTTCAG GCTGACGTCCACCGAGATGGCCACCACTCCCAGGAAGTTCCTAGCGCTGGGATCCAAGTTTCGCTACAGCGGTCGGACTCAAGCTCAGACCAGACAGGCCAGCTCTCTGATCGACAGACCGGCTCCTCTGTTCCAGCGCTCCTCCAGCAAGAGGAACTCCCGCAGCCTTGATGGAG CAATGGCATCCACCCCCGACAATAAATCCTCTCGTCCAGTCAGTGCCCCCATTATGTCTCCGGTGTCTCCGGGGGAGGCGGCTCCCTCCCCGCTGCTCCCGACCCTGACTCGCTCTGACCACCACCGCTCCACACACAGAGGCCATCGCTCCGCTAACAGGAAGGCAGAGGCTCAGCCAGCGGAGGACACCAAGAGCCACAGCCCCAGACCAGAGTCCACCCCGCAAATGAAG TCAGTGGGCAGGAGGGAGCGGaggctctctccctctgtgaccAGCGCCAAcggggaaagagagaaaaagagcaag CACTCTCCTcaggacaaaacaaagatggagaTGGTGCGAATGAGGAAG aaaagagcaaagaAACTTGAGGGTGAAACTATTTATATCAGACATAGCAATTTAATGTTGGAG GACCTGGATAAGACTCAGACTGGCATCATGCGTCACCACTCCAGCATCAGTGAGCTGAAGAGGAGCTTCATGGAGTCAGTGCCGGAGCCTCGGCCCAGTGAGTGGGACAAGCGTCTGTCCACCAACTCGCCTTTCCGCACAGCGAGCATCAACGGGCTGCTGCAGCCATCG TCTCCTGTGCTAAAGACCCAGACAATCACCGTCTCAGACAACACCAACTCCCTGAGAGGAAGTGTGACCTACAAGGACATCCCCTTAGTTCACACTGAGACCAAGACGATCACATACGAGTCAGCAGAG GTGTCTCTCCCACAGCCGGTGGACGGCCTGGCAGAGAGGGACACAGGAGTGTTGCTGAGTGCTCAGACCATCACCTCAGagaccatcagcaccaccaccaccacccagatCACCAAG
- the epb41a gene encoding protein 4.1 isoform X13 — MTTDEAESHQKKPSQQEEAGQDNRPPSPEEEQLRTRNRNSAGRGLSRLFSSFLKRRSQCESDAGEKDGKEEEAKAPIADPEPELRIEGEVAPDQHSVSSAEAQAVQVENKEAEEEEAGNDKEAKEGGEEAAPEKEDKEKEEDDEEEEEKEGSPEGGRHREKEEEEEEEEKMAEEETKAPRAPRRPKTMQIRVTLLDDALYECELDKHAKGQELFMKVCDHLNLLEKDYYGLVTSELATMKTWMDLTKEIRRQVQGTNYNFTFNVKFYPPDPAQLSEDITRYYLCLQLRKDILQGRLPCSFVTLSLLGSYALQSELGEYDPEVHGTEYAKDMKMAQGQTKELEDKMMELHRTYRSMSPAQADLMFLENAKKLSMYGVDLHQAKDLDGVDIMLGVCSNGLMVYKDKLRINRFPWPKVLKVSYKRSSFFIKIRPSEVEHYESAIGFKLPNYKAAKKLWKVCVEHHTFFRLTSTEMATTPRKFLALGSKFRYSGRTQAQTRQASSLIDRPAPLFQRSSSKRNSRSLDGAMASTPDNKSSRPVSAPIMSPVSPGEAAPSPLLPTLTRSDHHRSTHRGHRSANRKAEAQPAEDTKSHSPRPESTPQMKLNPKGLACTIFLSDSHDLDKTQTGIMRHHSSISELKRSFMESVPEPRPSEWDKRLSTNSPFRTASINGLLQPSSPVLKTQTITVSDNTNSLRGSVTYKDIPLVHTETKTITYESAEVSLPQPVDGLAERDTGVLLSAQTITSETISTTTTTQITKTVKGGVSETRIEKRIVITGDTEIDHDKALAQAIKEAKEQHPDMSVTKVVVHQETEISPE, encoded by the exons atgacaaccgaCGAAGCGGAGAGTCACCAGAAGAAGCCGAgccagcaggaggaagcaggccAGGACAACAGACCGCCCTCGCcggaagaggagcagctccgAACTCGCAACCGCAACTCTGCCGGCCGAGGCCTCTCccgcctcttctcctccttcctgaaGAGGCGCTCGCAATGTGAGAGTGATGCGGGAGAGAAAGACGGCAAGGAAGAAGAAGCCAAGGCCCCCATCGCTGACCCTGAACCTGAACTGAGGATAGAGGGAGAAGTGGCCCCTGACCAGCACTCTGTGAGCAGTGCTGAGGCTCAG GCCGTCCAGGTAGAGAACAaagaagctgaggaggaggaggctggaaACGATAAGGAGGctaaggaaggaggagaggaggctgccCCGGAGAAGGAggacaaggagaaggaggaggacgatgaggaggaggaggagaaagagggtaGTCCTGAAGGAGGCCGtcacagagagaaggaggaggaggaggaggaggaggagaagatggcagaggaggagaccaaagCTCCCAGAGCTCCACGCCGGCCCAAAACCATGCAGATCAGAGTCACCCTGCTGGATGACGCTCTCTATGAGTGTGAGCTGGAT AAACACGCAAAAGGTCAGGAGCTCTTCATGAAGGTGTGTGACCACCTCAACCTGCTGGAGAAAGACTACTACGGCCTGGTTACCTCGGAGTTGGCCACCATGAAG ACTTGGATGGACCTCACCAAGGAGATCCGCAGGCAGGTACAAG GTACCAACTATAATTTCACATTCAATGTGAAATTCTATCCGCCGGACCCAGCACAACTGTCTGAAGACATAACAAG GTACTACCTGTGTCTCCAGCTGCGGAAGGACATCCTGCAGGGCCGCCTCCCGTGCTCCTTCGTCACCCTTTCCCTCCTGGGCTCCTACGCTCTGCAGTCGGAGCTCGGCGAGTACGACCCTGAGGTTCACGGCACTGAATACGCTAAGGATATGAAAATGGCGCAGGGTCAGaccaaggagctggaggacaaaaTGATGGAGCTGCACCGCACATACAG GTCAATGAGTCCAGCCCAGGCAGACCTGATGTTTCTGGAGAATGCCAAGAAACTCTCCATGTACGGAGtggacctccaccaggccaag GATCTGGATGGTGTGGACATCATGCTGGGGGTTTGCTCCAATGGTCTGATGGTTTACAAAGACAAACTGAGGATCAACCGTTTCCCCTGGCCCAAAGTGCTCAAGGTCTCCTACAAACGTAGCAGCTTCTTCATCAAAATAAGACCCTCGGAG GTGGAACATTATGAGAGTGCAATTGGCTTCAAACTACCCAATTACAAGGCAGCCAAGAAGCTGTGGAAGGTGTGCGTAGAACATCACACCTTCTTCAG GCTGACGTCCACCGAGATGGCCACCACTCCCAGGAAGTTCCTAGCGCTGGGATCCAAGTTTCGCTACAGCGGTCGGACTCAAGCTCAGACCAGACAGGCCAGCTCTCTGATCGACAGACCGGCTCCTCTGTTCCAGCGCTCCTCCAGCAAGAGGAACTCCCGCAGCCTTGATGGAG CAATGGCATCCACCCCCGACAATAAATCCTCTCGTCCAGTCAGTGCCCCCATTATGTCTCCGGTGTCTCCGGGGGAGGCGGCTCCCTCCCCGCTGCTCCCGACCCTGACTCGCTCTGACCACCACCGCTCCACACACAGAGGCCATCGCTCCGCTAACAGGAAGGCAGAGGCTCAGCCAGCGGAGGACACCAAGAGCCACAGCCCCAGACCAGAGTCCACCCCGCAAATGAAG CTTAACCCTAAAGGCTTGGCATGCACCATTTTCCTCTCTGATTCTCAT GACCTGGATAAGACTCAGACTGGCATCATGCGTCACCACTCCAGCATCAGTGAGCTGAAGAGGAGCTTCATGGAGTCAGTGCCGGAGCCTCGGCCCAGTGAGTGGGACAAGCGTCTGTCCACCAACTCGCCTTTCCGCACAGCGAGCATCAACGGGCTGCTGCAGCCATCG TCTCCTGTGCTAAAGACCCAGACAATCACCGTCTCAGACAACACCAACTCCCTGAGAGGAAGTGTGACCTACAAGGACATCCCCTTAGTTCACACTGAGACCAAGACGATCACATACGAGTCAGCAGAG GTGTCTCTCCCACAGCCGGTGGACGGCCTGGCAGAGAGGGACACAGGAGTGTTGCTGAGTGCTCAGACCATCACCTCAGagaccatcagcaccaccaccaccacccagatCACCAAG